A region from the Panicum hallii strain FIL2 chromosome 1, PHallii_v3.1, whole genome shotgun sequence genome encodes:
- the LOC112889363 gene encoding uncharacterized protein LOC112889363, whose product MDCDPEDVRATVETEAVLSSQSRSLGDVDGQNMVVEPVHPQIEWNNLLSEPTLGLQNALPEIDWNSLQITGQDEEDRMEIVSEEQLYVMLGLRDEDERAQKREEDNQMVRAMHRTVQSDDTVGAAVPVTDSIPDEVIIAYDKYHPSMDLGTTYPTMTDFRMAVRQFAINKEFALGTEKSDKKRFRGFCKSSADCPWRIVGTRQDDNKSIKVTVLVDEHNCTSSSRMRTTTPSKNWVASKAESILRVTPYMGAKELQDKLEQQYRVTLLYDTVWRGREIALDKVYGKWSDSFELLFRWKAEVLKRMPGSVVEIDTFQVDGQVYFHRFFCALKPCIDGFKEGCRPYLSIDSTALNGRWNGHLASAIAVDGHTWMYSLAFGFIASETEDNWTWFMNELKQAIGELPLLAICTDACKGLENSVQKVFPTAEQRECFFHLMKNFQKRSRGFGRIYPAARAYREEVFTQHMAAIFSESDDI is encoded by the exons ATGGATTGTGACCCAGAGGATGTTCGTGCTAC GGTTGAAACTGAGGCCGTGCTTAGTAGCCAGTCAAGATCATTGGGCGATGTAGATGGTCAAAATATGGTAGTAGAACCTGTGCACCCGCAGATAGAATGGAATAATTTGCTATCAGAACCTACTCTTGGTCTTCAAAATGCGCTTCCTGAGATAGATTGGAACAGCCTGCAAATTACGGGGCAAGATGAGGAAGATAGGATGGAAATTGTTAGTGAGGAGCAGTTGTATGTCATGTTGGGTTTAAGGGATGAAGATGAGAGGGCACAGAAAAGAGAGGAGGACAATCAAATGGTGAGAGCAATGCACAGAACTGTACAAAGTGATGATACAGTAGGTGCTGCTGTTCCTGTCACTGATAGCATTCCAGATGAAGTTATCATAGCATATGATAAGTATCATCCAAGCATGGATCTTGGGACTACGTACCCAACAATGACTGATTTTAGGATGGCTGTGAGGCAGTTTGCAATCAACAAAGAATTTGCACTAGGCACAGAAAAATCTGACAAGAAGAGGTTTAGAGGATTTTGCAAGTCTAGTGCAGACTGCCCTTGGAGGATTGTTGGAACTCGGCAGGATGACAACAAAAGCATTAAG GTTACAGTTTTAGTTGACGAGCATAATTGTACATCAAGCAGCAGGATGAGGACCACTACACCATCAAAGAATTGGGTTGCTAGCAAGGCTGAAAGTATACTTAGAGTGACACCATACATGGGTGCTAAAGAGCTGCAGGATAAGTTAGAACAACAATACCGTGTCACTCTTTTGTATGACACTGTATGGAGGGGTAGAGAAATTGCATTGGACAAGGTTTATGGAAAATGGTCTGACAGTTTTGAGTTATTGTTTAGGTGGAAGGCTGAGGTACTAAAGAGAATGCCTGGaagtgttgttgaaattgatactTTTCAGGTAGATGGTCAAGTATATTTTCATCGTTTTTTCTGTGCCTTGAAGCCATGTATTGATGGATTTAAAGAAGGGTGTAGGCCCTACTTGAGTATAGATTCCACAGCATTGAATGGAAGGTGGAATGGACATTTAGCTTCTGCTATAGCAGTAGATGGGCACACGTGGATGTACTCATTGGCTTTTGGATTCATAGCTTCAGAGACAGAAGATAATTGGACTTGGTTCATGAATGAATTAAAGCAGGCAATTGGAGAGTTGCCGCTTCTTGCTATCTGCACAGATGCTTGCAAAGGACTAGAGAACTCTGTGCAAAAAGTCTTCCCTACAGCTGAACAGAGGGAGTGTTTCTTTCACCTTATGAAGAATTTCCAGAAGAGGTCTCGAGGATTTGGTAGGATTTATCCAGCAGCAAGAGCTTATAGAGAGGAGGTGTTTACACAACACATGGCTGCAATTTTCAGTGAGTCAGATGACATATGA